From Sphingopyxis sp. USTB-05, the proteins below share one genomic window:
- a CDS encoding 3'(2'),5'-bisphosphate nucleotidase CysQ, with translation MAAGETDEQLAERLATAAGEILMDLRAHGGLEGKALGKAGDEQANAMLCREIRAARPADALLSEEEKDNIARCGQSRVWIVDPLDGTREYGEGRDDWAVHVALAVDGVATVGAVALPGLGITLTSGTPAPLQPANQPLRMLVSRTRPAAEAVFVAEKLCAELVAMGSAGAKAMAVVRGEADIYLHTGGQYEWDNCAPVAVAQAAGLHVSRVDGSPIRYNNPDTYLPDLLICRKELAGEALRYAAEYRRA, from the coding sequence ATGGCTGCGGGGGAAACGGACGAACAACTGGCCGAACGGCTCGCAACCGCCGCGGGGGAGATCCTGATGGATTTGCGTGCGCATGGCGGCCTTGAAGGCAAGGCGTTGGGGAAGGCCGGTGACGAGCAGGCCAACGCGATGCTGTGCCGCGAGATTCGCGCAGCCCGGCCGGCCGACGCGCTCCTCTCCGAAGAAGAGAAGGACAATATCGCGCGCTGCGGGCAGAGCCGCGTCTGGATCGTCGACCCGCTCGATGGCACGCGCGAATATGGCGAGGGCAGGGACGATTGGGCGGTGCATGTCGCGCTCGCGGTCGATGGCGTCGCGACGGTCGGCGCGGTTGCGCTGCCGGGGCTGGGCATCACATTGACGTCTGGAACACCGGCACCGCTCCAGCCAGCGAACCAGCCGCTCCGGATGCTCGTCAGCCGCACGCGCCCCGCCGCCGAAGCCGTCTTCGTTGCCGAGAAGCTGTGCGCCGAACTGGTCGCGATGGGGTCGGCCGGGGCCAAGGCGATGGCGGTAGTGCGAGGGGAGGCGGATATCTATCTTCACACCGGCGGCCAATATGAATGGGACAATTGCGCCCCGGTCGCGGTGGCGCAGGCGGCGGGTCTGCACGTGAGCCGCGTCGACGGATCGCCGATCCGATACAATAATCCCGACACCTATCTGCCCGACCTGCTGATCTGCCGGAAGGAACTGGCGGGCGAGGCGCTGCGGTATGCTGCGGAATACCGGCGCGCTTAA
- a CDS encoding zinc-binding dehydrogenase — protein MTDLPETNLTMLTLVKPEGQLEVSLERRPMPTPKPHEVLVKVLAAPINPSDLGLLFGGADMSTARASTKDGQPLITADVPPAGMRAMSGRVGDALAIGNEGCGTVVAAGDTPEAQALLGKTVALLGGEMYAEYRCLPVQMVMPLPDGTDPADGASCFVNPLTSLAFTETMRMENHSAIVHTAAASNLGQMLVKICAKDNIPLVNIVRSDAQVEILKGIGAKYIVNSSADDFMERLVDAIVETGATLGFDATGGGKLAGQVLTAMEAAAVKRMTTYSRYGSDTFKQVYIYGALDLSPTTFSARSFGLTWALGGFLLTPFMAKAGMETVGRMRKRVVDELTTTFKSHYSHEISLTEALNVDTAQAYNAKRTGEKYLIKPHG, from the coding sequence ATGACCGACCTGCCTGAAACCAACCTTACCATGTTGACGCTCGTGAAGCCCGAAGGGCAGCTCGAGGTGTCGCTCGAGCGCCGCCCGATGCCGACTCCGAAGCCCCATGAGGTGCTGGTGAAGGTGCTTGCCGCGCCGATCAATCCGTCGGACCTTGGCCTGCTGTTCGGCGGCGCCGACATGTCGACCGCGCGCGCTTCGACCAAGGACGGCCAGCCGCTGATCACCGCAGATGTTCCTCCCGCCGGTATGCGCGCGATGAGCGGGCGTGTCGGCGACGCACTCGCGATCGGCAACGAGGGCTGCGGCACTGTCGTTGCGGCGGGGGACACGCCCGAAGCGCAGGCGCTGCTTGGCAAGACCGTCGCGCTGCTCGGCGGGGAAATGTACGCCGAATATCGCTGCCTGCCGGTGCAGATGGTGATGCCGCTGCCCGACGGCACCGATCCCGCCGATGGCGCATCCTGCTTCGTCAATCCGCTCACCAGCCTCGCGTTCACCGAAACGATGCGGATGGAGAATCACAGCGCGATCGTCCACACCGCTGCGGCGTCGAACCTTGGCCAGATGCTCGTCAAGATTTGCGCGAAGGATAATATTCCGCTCGTCAACATCGTGCGCAGCGACGCGCAGGTTGAGATACTGAAGGGTATCGGCGCGAAATATATCGTCAACAGCAGCGCCGACGATTTCATGGAGCGGCTGGTCGATGCGATTGTCGAGACTGGCGCGACGCTGGGCTTCGATGCGACCGGCGGTGGCAAGCTTGCGGGGCAGGTCCTGACCGCGATGGAGGCTGCTGCGGTCAAGCGGATGACGACCTATAGCCGTTATGGTTCGGACACGTTCAAGCAGGTCTATATCTATGGCGCGCTCGACCTGTCGCCGACGACCTTCTCTGCGCGCAGTTTCGGCCTGACCTGGGCGCTCGGGGGCTTTCTGCTGACGCCGTTCATGGCGAAGGCGGGGATGGAGACCGTGGGGCGGATGCGCAAGCGCGTCGTCGACGAACTGACGACGACCTTCAAGAGCCATTACAGCCATGAAATTTCGCTGACCGAGGCGCTGAATGTCGATACGGCGCAGGCATATAATGCGAAGCGGACCGGCGAGAAATATCTGATCAAGCCGCACGGCTGA
- a CDS encoding cell wall hydrolase has translation MHLQDDQPALPLRRDWTGWLFVLIAVAAVIAVLVASHSSGPARHAAHRQPVAPPADIVPEVQPMELAPVTEDDARAQNAEVALITKGFVAARPFVYAGGGDAKARARDCLAAAMLYEAGDDAKGQQAVGQVVINRARHPAFPKSICGVVFQGSERTTGCQFTFTCDGALNRRYSDAAWQRARNNADMMLSGGTYPPVGLATHYHTDWVRPYWSDSLEKIAIVDTHLFFRWPGFWGTPGAFRGAVSGSDGPVAKLAAISPLHAIALGLPTDMATGVDANAAVGEARVVAGAGESAGRDTIYTQLDRKAAPESFVTTALRLCGDKPYCKFMGWTNPTLKPDSDAMSDTQRAAMTFSYLRDDKAGFEKALWNCSEYKRDDVRQCMKR, from the coding sequence GTGCACCTGCAGGACGATCAACCGGCGTTGCCCTTGCGGCGCGACTGGACGGGCTGGCTGTTCGTCCTGATCGCGGTCGCGGCGGTGATAGCGGTGCTTGTTGCGAGTCATTCATCCGGGCCCGCGAGACATGCCGCACATCGGCAACCCGTCGCACCGCCCGCCGACATCGTGCCCGAAGTCCAGCCCATGGAACTCGCGCCGGTTACCGAAGACGACGCGCGGGCACAGAATGCCGAGGTTGCGTTGATCACCAAGGGCTTCGTCGCGGCGCGCCCCTTCGTCTATGCGGGCGGCGGCGACGCGAAAGCGCGAGCCCGCGACTGCCTTGCCGCAGCGATGCTGTACGAGGCGGGCGACGACGCGAAGGGACAGCAGGCGGTCGGCCAGGTCGTCATCAATCGCGCACGCCATCCGGCGTTCCCCAAGTCGATCTGCGGCGTCGTTTTCCAGGGGTCGGAACGCACGACGGGGTGTCAGTTTACCTTCACCTGCGACGGAGCATTGAACCGCCGTTATTCGGACGCCGCATGGCAACGCGCGCGGAACAATGCCGACATGATGCTGTCGGGTGGGACGTATCCGCCCGTCGGCCTTGCCACCCATTATCATACCGACTGGGTGCGCCCCTATTGGAGCGATAGCCTCGAAAAGATCGCGATCGTCGACACACACCTGTTTTTCCGCTGGCCGGGGTTCTGGGGCACGCCGGGCGCGTTCCGCGGTGCGGTATCGGGTAGCGACGGGCCGGTCGCGAAGCTCGCGGCGATTTCGCCGCTGCACGCGATCGCGCTGGGGTTGCCGACCGATATGGCAACCGGCGTCGATGCCAATGCCGCCGTCGGCGAAGCACGCGTCGTCGCTGGCGCGGGCGAAAGCGCGGGCCGCGACACCATCTACACCCAGCTCGACCGCAAGGCAGCGCCCGAAAGTTTCGTCACGACGGCGCTGCGGCTCTGCGGCGACAAGCCCTATTGCAAGTTCATGGGCTGGACCAACCCGACCCTGAAACCCGACAGCGACGCGATGAGCGATACACAGCGTGCGGCAATGACCTTCTCATACCTCCGCGACGACAAGGCGGGGTTCGAAAAGGCGCTTTGGAATTGCAGCGAATATAAACGCGACGATGTGCGCCAGTGCATGAAGCGCTGA
- the cysK gene encoding cysteine synthase A, with translation MKANSILDTIGNTPHIRVAKLFPDAEVWVKSERSNPGGSIKDRIGLAMIEAAEKDGSLKAGGTIVEPTSGNTGIGLAMAAAVKGYKLVLVMPESMSVERRRLMLAYGATFDLTPREKGMKGAIERAIELVETTPGAWMPQQFENEANIDVHVRTTGPEILADFKDSPIDVLITGVGTGGHITGTAQFLKQHWPNLKVYAVEPEASPVISGGQPAPHPIQGIGAGFIPRNLHTDLLDGVIKVDAGAAKDYARRAATEEGMLVGISSGATLAAIAQKLAELPPGSRVLGFNYDTGERYLSVPDFLPEI, from the coding sequence ATGAAAGCCAATTCGATCCTCGATACCATCGGGAATACGCCGCACATTCGCGTGGCAAAACTGTTCCCCGACGCCGAAGTCTGGGTAAAGTCGGAACGCAGCAACCCCGGTGGGTCGATCAAGGATCGAATCGGTCTTGCGATGATCGAGGCGGCCGAAAAGGACGGCAGCCTGAAGGCCGGCGGCACTATCGTCGAGCCGACGTCGGGTAACACCGGCATCGGCCTCGCGATGGCTGCCGCGGTCAAGGGCTATAAGCTTGTGCTCGTTATGCCCGAAAGCATGTCGGTCGAACGCCGCCGGTTGATGCTGGCCTATGGCGCAACCTTCGACCTGACGCCGCGTGAAAAGGGCATGAAGGGCGCGATCGAGCGCGCCATCGAACTGGTCGAAACGACCCCCGGCGCATGGATGCCGCAGCAGTTCGAGAATGAAGCCAATATCGACGTCCATGTCCGCACGACGGGCCCCGAAATCCTGGCCGACTTCAAGGACAGCCCGATCGACGTGCTTATCACGGGCGTCGGCACTGGCGGCCATATCACCGGCACCGCGCAGTTTCTGAAACAGCATTGGCCGAACCTAAAAGTCTATGCGGTCGAACCCGAAGCCTCGCCGGTAATTTCGGGCGGCCAGCCCGCGCCGCACCCGATCCAGGGCATCGGCGCCGGCTTTATCCCGCGCAACCTCCACACCGACCTGCTCGACGGCGTGATCAAGGTCGATGCCGGCGCGGCAAAGGATTACGCGCGGCGCGCAGCGACCGAAGAGGGCATGCTCGTCGGCATCTCGTCGGGCGCCACCCTCGCCGCCATCGCACAGAAGCTTGCCGAACTGCCGCCGGGCAGCCGCGTGCTCGGCTTTAACTATGACACGGGCGAGCGCTATCTGTCGGTTCCTGATTTCCTTCCGGAGATCTGA
- a CDS encoding alpha/beta hydrolase yields the protein MQNSNIRHKILTIPGLYNSGPTHWQSLWERSFADCERVELGSWDEPLKDQWVDRIAQAIDAEHEPVLIAAHSLGCHAFAHWFAAASSVARDRIAGALLVAPPDLSQLRRDSRVESFTDSPALSSQVPMIVVASDDDPYAKTAHVWRLSRHWDARFVNAGPFGHINADSGIGDWPYGQYLLASLQPQPTPVLADEARWLRAGDWPNRVRRDPRFEFKERAHRS from the coding sequence ATGCAGAATTCAAATATCCGCCATAAAATCCTGACCATTCCGGGCCTCTACAACAGCGGCCCCACGCACTGGCAAAGCCTGTGGGAACGCAGCTTTGCCGATTGCGAACGGGTCGAGCTCGGAAGCTGGGACGAACCTCTGAAAGACCAATGGGTCGACCGAATCGCCCAAGCGATCGACGCCGAGCATGAGCCCGTCCTCATTGCCGCGCACAGCCTCGGCTGCCATGCCTTTGCGCACTGGTTTGCCGCCGCGAGCAGCGTCGCCCGCGACCGCATCGCCGGCGCGTTGCTCGTCGCACCACCCGACCTATCACAGCTCCGCCGCGATAGCCGGGTCGAAAGCTTCACCGACTCGCCCGCGCTGTCGTCGCAGGTGCCGATGATCGTCGTTGCCAGCGACGATGATCCCTATGCGAAGACTGCACATGTCTGGCGCCTGTCGCGGCACTGGGATGCGCGGTTCGTCAACGCAGGCCCCTTCGGTCATATCAATGCAGACTCGGGGATCGGGGACTGGCCTTATGGACAGTATCTGCTCGCCTCGTTACAACCTCAGCCGACGCCGGTGCTGGCGGACGAGGCCCGCTGGCTCCGCGCCGGCGACTGGCCAAATCGCGTCCGCCGCGACCCGCGTTTCGAGTTCAAAGAAAGAGCGCACCGATCATGA
- a CDS encoding MFS transporter has translation MATIPPPEGEEPVMPDATPKAPSPLSFPDFRYFWVARFTAVMATIAMVVVIGYQLYDTARTDYGMSIKEASFQLGLLGLFQFVPLAILTPVAGWAADRFERRRVAIFSNLIDLLIAATLGWFTWVDGLTLPLLFSLAALHGVARVFSGPAMSAIAPNIVPSAVLPRAIAMSSIAWQSASVIGPAAGGLIYAAHPGAVYVFSALLLAASAFTLSRVRPVLPPPAEVRRHPLREMVDGLRFVWVERFLLGTITLDLFAVLLAGATAMFPVFARDILHAGPEGAGLMRAAVAFGSVGVAVGLAIRPIERNVGVKMLWAVAAFGVGTVVFGLSTNLILSLGVLVIMGAADMFSVFVRGTLIQLNTPDQMRGRVSAASGLAISASNELGEMRAGAMAAALGPVSAVVVGGAAAVGVTALWAWIFPELRWAKTFEPQFRKTTD, from the coding sequence ATGGCAACGATCCCACCACCCGAAGGCGAAGAACCGGTCATGCCGGACGCGACGCCAAAAGCCCCCTCACCGCTCAGCTTTCCCGACTTCCGCTATTTTTGGGTAGCACGCTTTACTGCAGTGATGGCGACCATCGCGATGGTCGTGGTGATCGGTTACCAGCTCTATGACACCGCCCGGACCGACTATGGCATGTCGATCAAGGAAGCGTCTTTCCAGCTCGGCCTGCTCGGGCTCTTTCAGTTCGTACCGCTTGCCATCCTGACACCCGTCGCGGGTTGGGCCGCCGACCGGTTCGAACGGCGGCGCGTCGCAATCTTTTCAAACCTGATCGACCTCCTCATCGCCGCCACGCTCGGCTGGTTCACCTGGGTGGACGGGCTCACGCTGCCCCTGCTCTTCAGCCTCGCCGCGCTGCACGGGGTCGCTCGCGTTTTTTCCGGCCCGGCAATGAGCGCGATCGCGCCCAATATTGTTCCGTCCGCCGTCCTGCCGCGCGCCATCGCGATGAGCAGCATCGCGTGGCAATCCGCATCGGTGATCGGTCCCGCTGCGGGCGGCCTCATCTATGCTGCGCATCCAGGCGCGGTATATGTTTTCTCCGCGCTTCTCCTCGCCGCGTCGGCCTTCACGCTCAGCCGTGTGCGGCCCGTCCTGCCCCCGCCCGCCGAAGTCCGCCGCCATCCGCTGCGAGAGATGGTCGACGGCTTGCGCTTCGTGTGGGTCGAGCGATTCCTGCTGGGGACGATCACGCTCGATCTGTTCGCGGTCCTGCTCGCAGGCGCAACCGCGATGTTCCCTGTCTTTGCCCGCGACATATTGCACGCCGGACCAGAGGGCGCGGGATTGATGCGTGCCGCGGTCGCGTTCGGGTCGGTCGGCGTAGCCGTCGGCCTGGCGATCCGACCGATCGAGCGCAACGTCGGTGTGAAGATGCTGTGGGCAGTCGCGGCGTTCGGGGTCGGAACGGTCGTGTTCGGACTCTCGACCAACCTGATCTTGTCGCTCGGCGTGCTCGTGATCATGGGCGCGGCCGACATGTTCTCGGTCTTCGTGCGCGGTACGCTGATCCAACTCAACACCCCCGATCAAATGCGCGGCCGCGTCAGCGCCGCGTCGGGGCTCGCGATTTCGGCCTCGAACGAGCTTGGCGAGATGCGCGCCGGTGCCATGGCGGCCGCGCTCGGCCCGGTCAGCGCCGTCGTCGTCGGCGGCGCTGCTGCGGTCGGCGTGACCGCGCTCTGGGCCTGGATCTTCCCCGAACTGCGGTGGGCCAAAACCTTCGAACCGCAGTTCAGGAAAACCACCGACTAG
- a CDS encoding DUF885 domain-containing protein produces MTSKFARFGGAAMAATLLVLTACNASDNKSATASGAKNWTEFRDNFLKGYFPLNPNFAVYQGKHEFDGQLPDWSPEGLEKQAAYLEKAIADAKAFDGEMTDAEKFERDYLVHVAQGQLFFLRDTDFAQKNPAFYTGALDPNVYIARPYADATTRMKAFIGYAEKVPAAAAQIKANLKLPLPATFVKYGTAGFGGFADYYKGDAKAAFASVKDEALQKQFDEAAAKAGAAMTDLAKYVGSQPGTPDGYALGAAKFSKMILTNEGVDTSLDELERIGQADLKRNQDALKAACATYAAGMTIADCMKKMNSDKPADGPVAEARRQLPTLRAFLIEKDIVTIPGTEQAQVEESPPYNRQNSAYIDIPGPYEKGLPSVYYISPPDPTWDKQTQADFVPGRKDLLFTSVHEVWPGHFLNFLHSNRAESIFGKLFVGYAFAEGWAHYTEEMMWDAGLGEGDPETHIGQLSNALLRDCRYLSAIGLHTKGMTVADSEKLFKEQCYQDEGNARQQAARGTYDPAYLNYTMGKLMIRKLREDWTKGDKTKWKAFHDEFLSYGGPPIPMVRAAMMKEETAKAVF; encoded by the coding sequence ATGACAAGCAAATTTGCCCGCTTTGGCGGCGCGGCGATGGCCGCGACGCTGCTGGTCCTGACCGCTTGCAACGCGTCGGACAACAAGTCGGCGACCGCGTCGGGCGCGAAGAACTGGACCGAATTCCGCGACAATTTCCTGAAGGGCTATTTCCCCCTCAATCCGAATTTCGCGGTCTATCAGGGCAAGCATGAGTTCGACGGTCAGCTTCCCGACTGGTCGCCGGAGGGGCTCGAGAAGCAGGCCGCCTATCTGGAAAAAGCCATCGCGGATGCCAAGGCCTTTGATGGCGAGATGACCGACGCCGAAAAGTTCGAGCGCGACTATCTGGTCCATGTTGCGCAAGGCCAGCTCTTCTTCCTTCGCGATACCGATTTCGCGCAGAAGAACCCGGCCTTCTATACCGGCGCCCTGGACCCCAATGTCTATATCGCGCGGCCCTATGCCGATGCGACGACGCGGATGAAGGCGTTCATCGGCTATGCCGAAAAGGTCCCCGCCGCCGCGGCGCAGATCAAAGCCAATCTGAAGCTGCCGCTGCCTGCGACCTTCGTCAAATATGGCACCGCGGGCTTCGGTGGCTTTGCCGATTATTACAAGGGCGATGCCAAGGCAGCCTTCGCCTCGGTCAAGGATGAGGCGCTGCAGAAGCAGTTCGACGAAGCCGCTGCGAAGGCGGGTGCGGCAATGACCGACCTTGCCAAATATGTCGGATCGCAGCCGGGCACGCCCGACGGCTATGCGCTTGGGGCGGCGAAATTCTCGAAGATGATCCTGACCAACGAGGGCGTCGATACGTCGCTCGACGAACTGGAGCGGATCGGCCAGGCCGACCTCAAGCGCAACCAGGATGCGCTGAAAGCCGCCTGTGCGACTTACGCCGCCGGCATGACGATTGCCGACTGCATGAAGAAGATGAATTCGGACAAACCCGCCGACGGCCCGGTCGCAGAGGCGCGCCGCCAGTTGCCGACGCTCCGCGCGTTCCTGATCGAAAAGGACATTGTGACGATCCCGGGCACCGAACAGGCGCAGGTCGAGGAATCGCCGCCGTACAACCGGCAGAACAGCGCCTATATCGACATTCCGGGGCCGTATGAAAAAGGCCTGCCGTCGGTCTATTATATCTCACCGCCCGACCCGACTTGGGACAAGCAAACGCAAGCCGACTTCGTACCGGGGCGCAAGGATTTGCTCTTCACCTCGGTCCATGAAGTGTGGCCGGGCCACTTCCTGAACTTCCTCCACTCGAACCGTGCCGAAAGCATCTTTGGCAAGCTGTTCGTCGGCTATGCCTTTGCGGAGGGCTGGGCCCATTATACCGAGGAAATGATGTGGGATGCGGGACTGGGCGAGGGCGATCCCGAAACGCATATCGGCCAGTTGTCGAACGCCTTGCTGCGCGATTGCCGCTATCTTTCGGCCATCGGACTCCACACCAAAGGCATGACCGTTGCCGACAGCGAAAAGCTGTTCAAGGAGCAATGCTATCAGGACGAAGGCAATGCTCGGCAACAGGCTGCACGCGGTACCTATGATCCCGCCTATCTGAACTACACGATGGGCAAGCTGATGATCCGCAAGCTTCGCGAGGACTGGACGAAGGGCGACAAGACGAAGTGGAAGGCATTCCACGACGAGTTCCTGTCATATGGCGGTCCGCCGATCCCCATGGTCCGTGCGGCGATGATGAAGGAAGAGACAGCGAAAGCCGTCTTCTAA
- a CDS encoding RsmB/NOP family class I SAM-dependent RNA methyltransferase yields MADRRPPRRARSSGGADPAGTATRRAALRLIDAILRRGDPLDVAMHAATQGLTGADRAFAVAIVSETLRWMVDLDALIDGATAQILPDDVKSRAVLRIALTQLLILKTPGHAVVSTALPLVDGGPRRLVHAILSRAQQEEWELPGRATLPLPTAERWAEQWNLAMVEAAEAAWSAPPPIDLSFAAEPGPDEWPDAISLAPRHRRLPRGQAVETMPGYGEGGWWVQDLAASIPARLLGVGEGRTVLDLCAAPGGKTMQLAAAGWNVVAVDSSAKRLERLRANMERTGLSAEIVQGDIRSWAPEGQADAVLLDAPCSATGIFRRHPDVLHRIEPRQIEEMAALQTELLARAARWVKPGGTLVYATCSLEQAEGEDQVSTFLDRHAGWAVDPARAEELPEAIAADGNGLVRTLPDMLGEAGGLDGFFVARLRAPSD; encoded by the coding sequence ATGGCTGATCGCCGCCCGCCCCGGCGCGCGCGTTCGTCCGGCGGAGCCGATCCCGCTGGCACAGCGACGCGCCGCGCCGCGCTACGGCTCATCGACGCAATCCTGCGACGGGGCGACCCGCTGGATGTCGCCATGCATGCCGCGACCCAGGGGCTGACCGGTGCCGACCGCGCCTTCGCCGTGGCGATCGTGTCTGAAACGCTGCGCTGGATGGTCGACCTCGACGCGCTGATCGACGGCGCGACGGCGCAGATTCTCCCTGACGACGTCAAATCGCGCGCGGTCCTGCGGATTGCGCTGACGCAGCTTCTGATCCTCAAGACCCCTGGTCATGCGGTCGTGTCGACGGCGCTGCCGCTCGTCGATGGTGGACCGCGACGGCTCGTCCACGCGATCCTCTCGCGCGCGCAGCAGGAAGAATGGGAACTGCCTGGCCGCGCCACGCTTCCCCTGCCCACCGCCGAACGCTGGGCCGAGCAATGGAATCTCGCAATGGTCGAGGCGGCCGAAGCGGCGTGGAGCGCACCGCCGCCGATCGATCTCAGCTTCGCCGCCGAACCCGGCCCCGACGAATGGCCCGACGCTATTTCGCTCGCACCGCGCCATCGCCGCCTGCCCCGCGGTCAGGCCGTCGAAACGATGCCCGGCTATGGCGAGGGCGGCTGGTGGGTGCAGGATCTGGCGGCAAGCATTCCCGCACGCCTGCTCGGCGTCGGCGAGGGGCGGACCGTGCTCGACCTTTGCGCAGCGCCGGGCGGCAAGACGATGCAGCTTGCCGCGGCCGGCTGGAACGTGGTTGCCGTCGATTCGAGCGCCAAGCGGCTCGAACGGCTACGCGCCAATATGGAACGCACGGGGCTGTCCGCCGAAATCGTCCAGGGCGATATCCGTTCGTGGGCGCCCGAGGGTCAGGCCGATGCGGTGCTGCTCGATGCCCCCTGCTCGGCCACCGGCATCTTTCGCCGCCATCCCGACGTGCTCCACCGCATCGAACCCCGGCAGATAGAGGAAATGGCGGCGCTTCAAACCGAACTGCTCGCACGCGCAGCGCGGTGGGTCAAACCGGGCGGAACGCTGGTCTATGCGACCTGTTCGCTCGAGCAGGCAGAGGGCGAGGATCAGGTGTCGACCTTCCTCGATCGTCACGCCGGATGGGCTGTTGATCCCGCGCGCGCCGAAGAGCTTCCCGAGGCGATTGCCGCCGACGGTAACGGCCTGGTCCGTACGCTCCCTGACATGCTCGGCGAAGCAGGCGGCCTTGACGGATTTTTCGTCGCACGCCTCCGCGCACCGTCAGACTGA
- a CDS encoding DUF1674 domain-containing protein, whose amino-acid sequence MSRSAARRVAVPAGSAPPDERARRGGRRSAMTSEGVVGVTHEKSYKAGIMTDSSQNGTIGGTPRAVKRPANVKAPEGWADSPLPTPAPIREDKAEDQPGGRNPVRYGDWELKGVAVDF is encoded by the coding sequence ATGAGCCGTAGCGCGGCGCGGCGCGTCGCTGTGCCAGCGGGATCGGCTCCGCCGGACGAACGCGCGCGCCGGGGCGGGCGGCGATCAGCCATGACGAGTGAAGGCGTGGTTGGCGTGACGCATGAAAAATCCTATAAGGCGGGTATCATGACCGACAGCAGCCAAAATGGGACCATCGGCGGAACGCCGCGCGCTGTAAAGCGCCCCGCGAATGTAAAAGCCCCCGAAGGCTGGGCGGACAGCCCTTTGCCGACGCCGGCGCCGATCCGGGAGGACAAGGCCGAGGACCAGCCGGGCGGGCGCAATCCGGTGCGCTACGGCGATTGGGAGTTGAAGGGCGTCGCGGTCGATTTCTGA
- a CDS encoding SapC family protein: protein MATAPAPANLPLFYNDLVPLSSVEHADFHARPLESAEFLVGQHAIPLTSDEFVSACRFFPIVFSAGENPVPLALMGLNEGVNTFVDDAGKLNNPVYVPAYIRRYPFLLARLQPDSEDLSLCFDPTSGALGKFDEGDALFIDGQPSEQVQAVLEFCKNFEEAGQRTGMFMEELKKADLLMDGEVAIQQEGNDKPYVYRGFQMVDENKLRELRGDVLRKLMQNGILGLIFAHLFSLQLMREIFAEQVKSGKMPLNTELPTV, encoded by the coding sequence ATGGCCACCGCGCCCGCACCTGCCAATCTGCCGCTGTTCTACAACGACCTCGTTCCGCTTTCGAGCGTCGAGCATGCCGATTTCCACGCCCGCCCTCTCGAAAGCGCCGAATTCCTCGTGGGCCAGCACGCCATCCCGCTGACGTCGGACGAATTCGTGTCGGCCTGCCGCTTTTTTCCGATCGTCTTCTCGGCGGGTGAAAATCCGGTTCCGCTCGCGCTGATGGGCCTGAACGAGGGCGTCAACACCTTCGTCGACGACGCGGGCAAACTCAACAATCCGGTTTATGTCCCGGCCTATATCCGCCGTTACCCCTTCCTTCTCGCGCGTCTTCAGCCCGATTCGGAAGATTTGTCGCTGTGCTTCGACCCGACGTCGGGCGCGCTCGGCAAGTTCGACGAGGGCGACGCCCTCTTTATCGACGGTCAGCCGTCGGAACAGGTTCAGGCCGTGCTCGAATTCTGCAAGAATTTCGAAGAAGCCGGTCAGCGCACCGGCATGTTCATGGAAGAGCTGAAGAAGGCCGACCTCCTTATGGACGGTGAAGTCGCCATCCAGCAGGAAGGCAATGACAAGCCTTACGTCTATCGCGGCTTCCAGATGGTCGACGAGAACAAGCTGCGCGAACTGCGCGGCGACGTGCTGCGCAAGCTGATGCAGAACGGCATTCTCGGCCTGATCTTCGCGCACCTCTTCTCGCTGCAGTTGATGCGCGAAATCTTCGCCGAACAGGTGAAGAGCGGCAAGATGCCCCTCAACACCGAACTTCCGACCGTCTGA